The following proteins are encoded in a genomic region of Zea mays cultivar B73 chromosome 9, Zm-B73-REFERENCE-NAM-5.0, whole genome shotgun sequence:
- the LOC118473294 gene encoding uncharacterized protein produces MQVRIGQWRWLICKTEAEAEAEASETDAMEGHLSTEASVCIPIKTGRFRCGRTEKRWQLFFFLVLLANCERKANPTKTEKSGRNPGTGFKARSSGAHADSDGGEAGREGRKPGATAGSRVR; encoded by the coding sequence ATGCAGGTACGGATCGGTCAGTGGCGGTGGCTGATCTGCAAGACGGAAGCGGAAGCGGAAGCGGAAGCGTCAGAGACGGATGCAATGGAGGGGCATCTATCGACTGAAGCAAGTGTGTGTATACCAATCAAAACCGGCAGATTTCGCTGCGGAAGGACAGAAAAAAGATGGCaactttttttttttttggtccTCCTTGCGAATTGCGAACGGAAAGCAAATCCGACAAAGACCGAGAAATCAGGGCGGAACCCCGGGACAGGATTCAAAGCAAGAAGCAGCGGCGCGCACGCAGATTCAGATGGGGGAGAAGCAGGGAGGGAGGGGAGGAAGCCAGGGGCCACAGCAGGAAGTAGAGTGAGGTAG
- the LOC107522026 gene encoding bark storage protein B isoform X3, translating to MALSSSGHPATTRLLFSLLLVGSAAGLPERAAIDRVNRRGPSLGLVMSYVDEATALQASGYFQPWRALPFVDLYGRRYHIGSIRGVNVIYALTGQRRLNAAVTVQTLIDVFSVSGIVHYGTAGSCNDSISFGDVSVPRLVAYTGAWTWKVELERCNDTFCLPTAPRIVYGLKGSSADMFLDNAEYRKFLFQEFGVSTMDEESAAVVMTATSPGIPVIVFRGVSDLAGGEPTWSSTSLMNLASINALKVAVEFIAAVGKHSSTASVKR from the exons ATGGCGCTGTCCTCCTCCGGCCACCCGGCGACGACCCGCCTGCTCTTCTCGCTTCTGCTCGTGGGCTCGGCGGCGGGCTTGCCGGAGCGGGCGGCCATCGACAGGGTCAACCGGCGAGGCCCTTCCCTCGGCCTCGTCATGTCCTACGTCGACGAGGCCACCGCGCTGCAGGCCTCCGGCTACTTCCAGCCTTGGCGTGCCCTCCCTTTCGTTGACCTCTACG GACGGCGGTATCACATCGGCAGCATTCGGGGCGTGAACGTGATATACGCACTGACAGGGCAACGCAGG CTGAACGCCGCCGTCACAGTACAGACGCTCATCGACGTCTTCAGCGTGTCCGGCATTGTTCACTACGGCACGGCAGGGAGCTGCAACGACTCCATCTCCTTCGGCGACGTCAGTGTCCCCAGGCTCGTCGCCTACACGGGTGCCTGGACATGGAAG GTGGAACTTGAAAGATGCAACGACACTTTCTGCTTACCCACAGCTCCACGGATTGTCTACGGGCTGAAGGGGTCGTCGGCTGACATGTTCCTCGACAACGCGGAATACAGGAAGTTCCTTTTCCAAGAGTTTGGGGTGTCTACAATGGACGAGGAGAGCGCAGCGGTGGTGATG ACAGCAACGTCGCCTGGCATACCTGTGATCGTGTTCCGAGGAGTGTCTGACTTGGCTGGAGGGGAGCCGACATGGTCGTCCACAAGCCTGATGAACCTGGCGTCCATTAATGCATTAAAAGTGGCGGTAGAGTTCATCGCTGCAGTTGGCAAGCATAGTTCAACCGCATCAGTAAAAAGATGA
- the LOC107522026 gene encoding Bark storage protein B precursor, whose protein sequence is MALSSSGHPATTRLLFSLLLVGSAAGLPERAAIDRVNRRGPSLGLVMSYVDEATALQASGYFQPWRALPFVDLYGRRYHIGSIRGVNVIYALTGQRRLNAAVTVQTLIDVFSVSGIVHYGTAGSCNDSISFGDVSVPRLVAYTGAWTWKKFRSPRESSAELSFGEYNVPDGGGGENLLGSLKYRNEELYSAGKPMEEVFWLPVHSAWFRTAEQLTVELERCNDTFCLPTAPRIVYGLKGSSADMFLDNAEYRKFLFQEFGVSTMDEESAAVVMTATSPGIPVIVFRGVSDLAGGEPTWSSTSLMNLASINALKVAVEFIAAVGKHSSTASVKR, encoded by the exons ATGGCGCTGTCCTCCTCCGGCCACCCGGCGACGACCCGCCTGCTCTTCTCGCTTCTGCTCGTGGGCTCGGCGGCGGGCTTGCCGGAGCGGGCGGCCATCGACAGGGTCAACCGGCGAGGCCCTTCCCTCGGCCTCGTCATGTCCTACGTCGACGAGGCCACCGCGCTGCAGGCCTCCGGCTACTTCCAGCCTTGGCGTGCCCTCCCTTTCGTTGACCTCTACG GACGGCGGTATCACATCGGCAGCATTCGGGGCGTGAACGTGATATACGCACTGACAGGGCAACGCAGG CTGAACGCCGCCGTCACAGTACAGACGCTCATCGACGTCTTCAGCGTGTCCGGCATTGTTCACTACGGCACGGCAGGGAGCTGCAACGACTCCATCTCCTTCGGCGACGTCAGTGTCCCCAGGCTCGTCGCCTACACGGGTGCCTGGACATGGAAG AAGTTCAGATCACCGAGAGAGTCATCGGCGGAATTGAGCTTCGGCGAATACAACGTCCCAGACGGAGGAGGAGGGGAGAATCTGCTCGGATCCCTCAAGTACAGAAACGAGGAGCTTTACTCGGCCGGCAAGCCCATGGAAGAGGTCTTCTGGCTGCCTGTGCATTCGGCATGGTTCAGAACTGCAGAACAGCTCACG GTGGAACTTGAAAGATGCAACGACACTTTCTGCTTACCCACAGCTCCACGGATTGTCTACGGGCTGAAGGGGTCGTCGGCTGACATGTTCCTCGACAACGCGGAATACAGGAAGTTCCTTTTCCAAGAGTTTGGGGTGTCTACAATGGACGAGGAGAGCGCAGCGGTGGTGATG ACAGCAACGTCGCCTGGCATACCTGTGATCGTGTTCCGAGGAGTGTCTGACTTGGCTGGAGGGGAGCCGACATGGTCGTCCACAAGCCTGATGAACCTGGCGTCCATTAATGCATTAAAAGTGGCGGTAGAGTTCATCGCTGCAGTTGGCAAGCATAGTTCAACCGCATCAGTAAAAAGATGA
- the LOC107522026 gene encoding bark storage protein B isoform X2, which produces MALSSSGHPATTRLLFSLLLVGSAAGLPERAAIDRVNRRGPSLGLVMSYVDEATALQASGYFQPWRALPFVDLYGRRYHIGSIRGVNVIYALTGQRRLNAAVTVQTLIDVFSVSGIVHYGTAGSCNDSISFGDVSVPRLVAYTGAWTWKKFRSPRESSAELSFGEYNVPDGGGGENLLGSLKYRNEELYSAGKPMEEVFWLPVHSAWFRTAEQLTVELERCNDTFCLPTAPRIVYGLKGSSADMFLDNAEYRKFLFQEFGVSTMDEESAAVVMQRRLAYL; this is translated from the exons ATGGCGCTGTCCTCCTCCGGCCACCCGGCGACGACCCGCCTGCTCTTCTCGCTTCTGCTCGTGGGCTCGGCGGCGGGCTTGCCGGAGCGGGCGGCCATCGACAGGGTCAACCGGCGAGGCCCTTCCCTCGGCCTCGTCATGTCCTACGTCGACGAGGCCACCGCGCTGCAGGCCTCCGGCTACTTCCAGCCTTGGCGTGCCCTCCCTTTCGTTGACCTCTACG GACGGCGGTATCACATCGGCAGCATTCGGGGCGTGAACGTGATATACGCACTGACAGGGCAACGCAGG CTGAACGCCGCCGTCACAGTACAGACGCTCATCGACGTCTTCAGCGTGTCCGGCATTGTTCACTACGGCACGGCAGGGAGCTGCAACGACTCCATCTCCTTCGGCGACGTCAGTGTCCCCAGGCTCGTCGCCTACACGGGTGCCTGGACATGGAAG AAGTTCAGATCACCGAGAGAGTCATCGGCGGAATTGAGCTTCGGCGAATACAACGTCCCAGACGGAGGAGGAGGGGAGAATCTGCTCGGATCCCTCAAGTACAGAAACGAGGAGCTTTACTCGGCCGGCAAGCCCATGGAAGAGGTCTTCTGGCTGCCTGTGCATTCGGCATGGTTCAGAACTGCAGAACAGCTCACG GTGGAACTTGAAAGATGCAACGACACTTTCTGCTTACCCACAGCTCCACGGATTGTCTACGGGCTGAAGGGGTCGTCGGCTGACATGTTCCTCGACAACGCGGAATACAGGAAGTTCCTTTTCCAAGAGTTTGGGGTGTCTACAATGGACGAGGAGAGCGCAGCGGTGGTGATG CAACGTCGCCTGGCATACCTGTGA
- the LOC107522026 gene encoding bark storage protein B isoform X1, with the protein MALSSSGHPATTRLLFSLLLVGSAAGLPERAAIDRVNRRGPSLGLVMSYVDEATALQASGYFQPWRALPFVDLYGRRYHIGSIRGVNVIYALTGQRRLNAAVTVQTLIDVFSVSGIVHYGTAGSCNDSISFGDVSVPRLVAYTGAWTWKKFRSPRESSAELSFGEYNVPDGGGGENLLGSLKYRNEELYSAGKPMEEVFWLPVHSAWFRTAEQLTVELERCNDTFCLPTAPRIVYGLKGSSADMFLDNAEYRKFLFQEFGVSTMDEESAAVVMVSSAPLLIQSYLHYQRRLAYL; encoded by the exons ATGGCGCTGTCCTCCTCCGGCCACCCGGCGACGACCCGCCTGCTCTTCTCGCTTCTGCTCGTGGGCTCGGCGGCGGGCTTGCCGGAGCGGGCGGCCATCGACAGGGTCAACCGGCGAGGCCCTTCCCTCGGCCTCGTCATGTCCTACGTCGACGAGGCCACCGCGCTGCAGGCCTCCGGCTACTTCCAGCCTTGGCGTGCCCTCCCTTTCGTTGACCTCTACG GACGGCGGTATCACATCGGCAGCATTCGGGGCGTGAACGTGATATACGCACTGACAGGGCAACGCAGG CTGAACGCCGCCGTCACAGTACAGACGCTCATCGACGTCTTCAGCGTGTCCGGCATTGTTCACTACGGCACGGCAGGGAGCTGCAACGACTCCATCTCCTTCGGCGACGTCAGTGTCCCCAGGCTCGTCGCCTACACGGGTGCCTGGACATGGAAG AAGTTCAGATCACCGAGAGAGTCATCGGCGGAATTGAGCTTCGGCGAATACAACGTCCCAGACGGAGGAGGAGGGGAGAATCTGCTCGGATCCCTCAAGTACAGAAACGAGGAGCTTTACTCGGCCGGCAAGCCCATGGAAGAGGTCTTCTGGCTGCCTGTGCATTCGGCATGGTTCAGAACTGCAGAACAGCTCACG GTGGAACTTGAAAGATGCAACGACACTTTCTGCTTACCCACAGCTCCACGGATTGTCTACGGGCTGAAGGGGTCGTCGGCTGACATGTTCCTCGACAACGCGGAATACAGGAAGTTCCTTTTCCAAGAGTTTGGGGTGTCTACAATGGACGAGGAGAGCGCAGCGGTGGTGATGGTCAGCTCAGCTCCCTTACTCATACAGTCATACTTGCACTAC CAACGTCGCCTGGCATACCTGTGA